In Gemmata obscuriglobus, a single genomic region encodes these proteins:
- a CDS encoding RNA polymerase sigma factor → MPVSVLHAVSHLIAPDDRTDAALVRAFVIDSDEGAFAELVRRHGPSVLGVCRRALGPTPDAEDAFQATFLVLVRRASSTPWRAGLGPWLYGVALRVSRKVRARRSRRVSRERGEVPMVEPVAPASDPDDAGAVVDEELSGLPARYREPLVLCEVQGLSRRAAARELGVAEGTLSSRLARGRKLLRERLSRRGVVPVAGGLGVAVPSGLAGATVRHAVAALGRSSGVVPAAVLSLTEEVTKAMMAKWKLALAVVATCATLTSLGAWNTPALSVPIARAAHAETTREQSGPAAPADAIPSVEIVARVGESRVITNHDVRGVLYLMPGARGAEALAAALGAPAGTAWHNDLPAQALRKAIERELILDEMHTRLKKANKLVVLDEIQEVAGPSTDRQLRALRDRTGAKSDEEFVARLRTQGLTVQVIRRQMERQFMADQYVASVVKARLKGDGVTRERRETERDALIDELWRKGTVRVFDPLARGALKHRITAPAQEPPTEPAKE, encoded by the coding sequence ATGCCGGTTTCGGTTCTTCACGCGGTGTCGCATTTGATCGCTCCGGACGATCGCACGGACGCAGCCCTGGTGCGCGCGTTCGTGATCGACTCGGACGAGGGCGCGTTCGCGGAGCTGGTGCGGCGGCACGGGCCGTCGGTACTGGGCGTGTGCCGGCGGGCGCTCGGTCCCACGCCGGACGCGGAGGACGCGTTCCAGGCGACGTTCCTGGTGCTGGTGCGCCGCGCCAGTTCGACGCCGTGGCGTGCGGGCTTGGGGCCGTGGTTGTACGGGGTGGCGCTGCGGGTGTCGCGGAAGGTGCGCGCGCGTCGGTCGCGTCGCGTGTCGCGAGAGCGTGGGGAGGTTCCGATGGTGGAGCCGGTGGCGCCGGCGTCGGACCCGGACGACGCCGGCGCGGTGGTGGACGAGGAGCTGTCGGGCTTGCCAGCGCGGTACCGTGAGCCGCTGGTGCTGTGCGAGGTGCAGGGGCTGAGCCGGCGTGCGGCGGCTCGGGAGTTGGGCGTGGCGGAGGGGACGCTGTCGAGCCGCCTGGCGCGGGGGCGCAAGCTGCTGCGCGAGCGGCTGTCGCGTCGCGGCGTGGTGCCGGTGGCCGGCGGGTTGGGCGTGGCGGTGCCGTCGGGTCTGGCGGGTGCGACGGTGCGCCACGCGGTGGCGGCGCTGGGACGCTCGTCGGGTGTGGTGCCGGCGGCGGTGTTGTCCCTCACGGAGGAGGTCACAAAGGCGATGATGGCGAAATGGAAGTTGGCCCTGGCGGTGGTGGCCACGTGCGCCACGCTCACCAGCCTCGGAGCCTGGAATACGCCCGCGTTGTCCGTACCGATCGCCAGAGCGGCACACGCGGAAACGACACGAGAACAATCGGGACCAGCGGCACCCGCGGATGCGATTCCTTCAGTCGAGATCGTTGCCCGGGTTGGTGAGAGCCGCGTCATTACCAACCACGACGTTCGCGGCGTCCTGTACCTGATGCCCGGAGCGAGGGGGGCGGAGGCGCTGGCCGCGGCACTCGGCGCGCCCGCGGGGACCGCGTGGCACAACGATCTGCCCGCACAGGCACTCCGCAAGGCGATCGAGCGGGAACTCATCCTGGACGAGATGCACACGCGGCTGAAGAAGGCCAACAAGTTGGTCGTGCTCGACGAAATTCAAGAAGTAGCCGGACCGTCCACTGACCGGCAGTTGCGTGCGCTTCGTGACAGGACCGGGGCGAAGTCGGACGAGGAGTTCGTTGCGCGGCTTCGCACGCAAGGATTAACGGTGCAGGTGATCCGCCGCCAGATGGAACGCCAGTTCATGGCCGACCAGTACGTCGCGAGCGTGGTGAAGGCGCGCCTGAAGGGTGACGGCGTGACGCGCGAGAGACGCGAAACTGAGCGTGACGCGCTCATCGATGAGTTGTGGCGGAAGGGAACCGTTCGCGTGTTCGATCCGCTCGCCCGTGGCGCATTGAAGCACCGCATCACGGCCCCCGCTCAGGAGCCGCCCACCGAACCCGCAAAGGAGTGA
- a CDS encoding MFS transporter, with translation MSAAQSAAPPLSLPLRINLSVMMFLQFAVWGAWFVVFFPYLLGLNFTSSQAGALIGNMALGAIFSTIFAGYIADRLLASEKLMAICHLAGAGVLYLIAQTQDTNQYGTLFALTFVYALLYNPTLVLANSITFEHVPDGQRDFPGIRVLGTLGWIGAGFAIDFLFKSEGKTAAATNGPLLMAAGLSAALGVYSFFLPHTPPKGEAKGVPFVRAIGLFKDFSFAAFFIVSLAITVVLAFYYTSTSDFLAKQCGVKDIGSTMSIGQVCETVFLPLLPLFLIRLGMKWVLALGMFCWGLRYFLFTNAGPEGVGFAMAIVGIALHGFCFDFFFAAGFIHCDNKAPKDIRASAQALFSFLTYGVGMWLGSLLCGILQDKYTNPETKAVNWSEFWMVPSIGVMVCLGVFLLVFRDRPGRIEEPAVAGTAVTPPA, from the coding sequence ATGTCCGCCGCTCAGTCCGCTGCGCCCCCGCTCTCGCTCCCGCTGCGAATCAATCTGTCCGTGATGATGTTCCTCCAGTTCGCGGTTTGGGGGGCGTGGTTCGTCGTGTTCTTCCCGTACCTCCTCGGGCTGAACTTCACGAGCAGCCAGGCCGGGGCGCTGATCGGCAACATGGCGCTCGGTGCCATCTTCTCAACCATCTTCGCCGGCTATATTGCGGATCGGCTGTTGGCCAGTGAGAAGCTAATGGCGATCTGTCACCTTGCGGGCGCGGGGGTGCTGTACCTGATCGCCCAAACCCAGGACACGAACCAGTACGGCACGCTGTTCGCGCTCACCTTCGTGTACGCGCTGCTGTACAACCCGACGCTGGTGCTGGCGAACTCGATCACGTTCGAGCACGTGCCGGACGGGCAGCGCGATTTCCCCGGCATCCGTGTGCTCGGCACGCTGGGCTGGATCGGGGCCGGGTTCGCGATCGATTTCTTGTTCAAGTCCGAAGGCAAAACGGCGGCCGCTACCAATGGCCCGCTGCTGATGGCCGCGGGGTTGTCGGCGGCGCTGGGCGTGTACAGCTTCTTCTTGCCCCACACGCCGCCAAAGGGTGAGGCGAAGGGCGTTCCGTTCGTCCGCGCCATCGGACTGTTCAAGGATTTCTCGTTCGCTGCGTTCTTCATCGTGTCGCTGGCGATTACGGTGGTGCTGGCGTTTTACTACACGTCCACGTCGGACTTCCTGGCGAAGCAGTGCGGGGTGAAGGACATCGGGAGCACGATGAGCATCGGACAGGTGTGCGAGACCGTCTTCCTGCCGCTGCTCCCGCTGTTCCTGATCCGGCTCGGAATGAAATGGGTGCTGGCCCTGGGTATGTTCTGTTGGGGGCTGCGGTATTTCCTGTTCACCAACGCCGGCCCCGAAGGTGTTGGCTTCGCGATGGCCATCGTCGGCATCGCGCTGCACGGATTCTGTTTCGATTTCTTCTTCGCCGCCGGGTTCATCCACTGCGACAACAAGGCCCCGAAGGACATCCGCGCCAGCGCGCAGGCGCTGTTCAGTTTCCTCACCTATGGCGTCGGGATGTGGCTCGGTAGCCTCCTGTGCGGCATCCTCCAAGACAAATACACGAATCCCGAAACGAAGGCCGTGAACTGGAGCGAGTTCTGGATGGTGCCGAGCATCGGCGTGATGGTGTGCCTGGGGGTGTTCCTGTTGGTGTTCCGCGACCGCCCGGGGCGGATCGAGGAGCCGGCAGTCGCGGGTACAGCTGTGACCCCGCCGGCGTAA
- a CDS encoding sugar phosphate isomerase/epimerase family protein, with product MSTDLSRRAVLAGGAAALVARHAEARADAPKSSFGFCLNTSTVRDKDGKSRPITELIDIAAKAGYDAFEPWVSEVDAYLKGGGTLKELRKRVADAGLKTADLIGFAEWIVEDADRRKRGLEQAKRDMDWAAELGCPRVAAPPVGATGGGSKRDDPKFTQPVIDLVAAADRYRALLDVGAKMGVTPVAEVWGFSRTMRRLGEALLVAIECGDARGCVLPDVYHLYKGGSDFAGLPLLSASAIGIFHVNDYPKIGRDRINDADRVYPGDGIAPLKDVFAALRKMNYTGFVSLELFNRDYWKQDPHAVAKTGLAKMKAVAG from the coding sequence ATGTCCACCGACCTTTCGCGCCGGGCGGTGCTGGCCGGCGGCGCCGCCGCTCTCGTCGCACGTCACGCCGAGGCCCGCGCCGATGCGCCCAAATCGTCCTTCGGGTTCTGCCTGAACACCAGCACCGTTCGCGACAAGGACGGAAAGTCGCGTCCCATCACCGAACTCATCGACATTGCCGCGAAGGCCGGGTACGACGCTTTTGAGCCGTGGGTGTCGGAAGTCGACGCCTACCTGAAGGGCGGCGGCACGCTGAAGGAGTTGCGCAAGCGCGTCGCGGACGCCGGACTGAAAACCGCGGACCTGATCGGCTTCGCCGAGTGGATCGTGGAGGACGCCGACCGCCGCAAGAGGGGACTGGAGCAGGCCAAACGCGACATGGACTGGGCCGCCGAACTGGGCTGCCCGCGCGTGGCCGCCCCGCCCGTCGGCGCGACCGGCGGGGGCAGCAAGCGCGACGACCCGAAGTTCACGCAACCGGTCATCGATCTGGTCGCGGCGGCGGACCGCTACCGCGCGCTGCTCGACGTGGGGGCCAAGATGGGCGTCACCCCGGTCGCCGAGGTGTGGGGGTTCTCGCGGACCATGCGGCGGCTCGGCGAGGCACTATTGGTCGCGATCGAGTGCGGCGACGCGCGCGGGTGCGTGCTGCCGGACGTGTACCACCTCTACAAGGGCGGATCGGATTTTGCCGGGCTGCCGCTCCTTTCGGCCTCGGCGATCGGGATCTTCCACGTCAACGATTACCCCAAGATCGGGCGCGACCGGATCAACGACGCCGACCGCGTGTACCCTGGCGACGGGATCGCGCCGCTGAAGGACGTGTTCGCGGCGCTGCGGAAAATGAACTACACCGGGTTCGTGTCGCTGGAACTGTTCAACCGCGACTACTGGAAGCAGGACCCGCACGCGGTCGCGAAGACCGGACTGGCGAAAATGAAAGCCGTCGCAGGGTGA
- a CDS encoding LacI family DNA-binding transcriptional regulator, whose protein sequence is MPRPEPPVDEASPKYVHLADQLAARLRAGEWSIGKLPTVRDIADTYDVSSFTASRALQLLRDRGLVVTRDRSGSYAAERGADPVVRWAVVMRVSPGPWQSASEAVVRVGFERVAGQGAFALRPLAVPPTAGAAEVDRAVAAVAKGGTTGVFFLPSRVSEGDCRQDEWFLAGCRKRGLPVVLLDRNLRGERRGLECDLVASDHADGGRRCTEHLLALGRKRIACVVASPTSTHTDRLAGYLSALENAGPGRPPLVLRVPERLEAREAYPWAADELVRAGADGAICYQDYVAVGVILELFRRGLNVPRDVAVVGCDDLPIGQSFALGVSSYTYPSEEIVRTALRVMENRIAYPGDPFAKVLLPGRLVVRDSSVVG, encoded by the coding sequence GTGCCTCGGCCCGAACCGCCCGTTGACGAAGCGTCGCCGAAATACGTCCACCTCGCGGACCAACTCGCGGCCCGGCTGCGAGCGGGCGAGTGGAGCATTGGCAAGTTGCCCACCGTCCGCGACATCGCCGACACCTACGACGTTTCGTCGTTCACCGCTTCGCGGGCGCTCCAGTTGCTCCGCGACCGCGGGCTGGTGGTCACGCGCGACCGGTCCGGCTCGTACGCCGCCGAGCGGGGCGCGGACCCGGTGGTGCGATGGGCGGTGGTGATGCGGGTGTCGCCCGGGCCGTGGCAGAGCGCGTCGGAGGCCGTTGTTAGAGTAGGGTTCGAGCGCGTCGCGGGTCAGGGGGCGTTCGCGCTGCGGCCCCTCGCGGTCCCACCGACCGCGGGCGCCGCCGAGGTCGACCGGGCGGTCGCTGCGGTCGCGAAGGGCGGGACGACGGGCGTGTTCTTCCTGCCGTCGCGCGTGTCGGAGGGCGACTGCCGCCAGGACGAGTGGTTCCTGGCCGGGTGCCGCAAGCGCGGGCTCCCGGTGGTGCTGCTGGACCGCAACCTGCGCGGCGAGCGGCGCGGGCTGGAGTGCGACCTGGTGGCCTCGGACCACGCCGACGGGGGCCGCCGCTGCACCGAACACCTGCTCGCGCTGGGGCGCAAGCGGATCGCGTGCGTGGTGGCGTCCCCGACGAGCACGCACACGGACCGACTGGCCGGCTACCTGTCGGCACTTGAGAACGCCGGCCCGGGGCGCCCGCCGCTCGTGCTGCGAGTGCCCGAACGTTTAGAGGCCCGGGAGGCGTACCCGTGGGCCGCCGACGAACTCGTCCGGGCCGGGGCCGACGGGGCGATCTGCTACCAGGACTACGTCGCGGTCGGGGTGATTCTGGAGCTGTTCCGCCGCGGGCTCAACGTGCCGCGCGACGTGGCCGTTGTGGGCTGCGACGACCTGCCGATCGGCCAGAGCTTCGCGCTGGGGGTGTCGTCGTACACGTACCCGTCGGAAGAAATCGTGCGGACCGCACTGCGGGTGATGGAGAACCGGATTGCGTACCCCGGCGACCCGTTCGCCAAGGTGCTGCTGCCCGGCCGCCTCGTCGTGCGGGACAGCAGCGTCGTGGGATGA
- a CDS encoding DUF1559 domain-containing protein translates to MVRRNWNEKAGFTLIELLVVIAIIAILIGLLLPAVQKVREAAARTQGQNNLKQIGLATHNYNDSIGHLPPAFVEYGPSKGYKDGSWVVHVLPYIEQDNLKRSVDTRAGDSGHYYAITYNQAPPKPFINPLDPSQSNGAYNDSGWGIYSVTGYVANYLALGGLVNKTTSPTFILDTKKNILGVSDGTSNTIAFTARTAACERGPSAYRASYSSPLYNIAPYANASDWYEWMPVINYWKNGTSSEGYITGAATKFQVNPTWAGKTATCDFRLATQMGSGGLPVAMADGSVRIVAAGVSGDTWWAAQTATGGEVLGSDW, encoded by the coding sequence ATGGTTCGTCGTAACTGGAACGAAAAGGCCGGTTTTACGCTGATCGAGCTGCTGGTGGTGATCGCGATCATCGCGATCCTGATCGGGCTCTTGCTGCCCGCGGTGCAGAAGGTGCGCGAGGCCGCCGCGCGGACCCAGGGGCAGAACAACCTCAAGCAGATCGGGCTGGCCACGCACAACTACAACGACTCGATCGGCCACCTCCCGCCGGCGTTCGTTGAATACGGACCGTCGAAAGGGTACAAGGACGGTTCGTGGGTGGTTCACGTCCTGCCGTACATCGAGCAGGACAACTTGAAGCGGTCGGTCGACACCCGGGCCGGGGACAGCGGGCACTACTACGCGATCACCTACAACCAAGCCCCGCCGAAGCCGTTCATCAACCCGCTCGACCCGTCCCAGTCGAACGGCGCGTACAACGACAGCGGTTGGGGGATCTACAGCGTGACCGGCTACGTCGCCAACTACCTCGCGCTGGGCGGGCTCGTGAACAAGACGACCAGTCCGACGTTCATCCTCGACACGAAGAAGAACATCCTCGGCGTCAGCGACGGTACCTCGAACACCATCGCCTTCACGGCCCGCACGGCCGCGTGCGAGCGCGGCCCTAGCGCGTACCGCGCCTCGTACTCCTCGCCCCTGTACAACATCGCCCCTTACGCCAACGCCAGCGACTGGTACGAGTGGATGCCGGTCATCAACTACTGGAAGAACGGCACCTCGAGCGAGGGGTACATCACCGGCGCCGCGACCAAGTTCCAGGTCAACCCGACGTGGGCCGGGAAGACCGCCACCTGCGACTTCCGGCTGGCCACTCAGATGGGCTCCGGCGGGCTCCCGGTCGCCATGGCCGACGGCAGCGTGCGAATCGTCGCCGCGGGCGTGTCCGGCGACACGTGGTGGGCGGCCCAGACGGCGACCGGCGGCGAAGTGCTCGGGAGCGACTGGTAA
- a CDS encoding metallophosphoesterase family protein, with protein sequence MTSPTRRDLFGAALGAAALPGFVSTARAADRKPVLRAAHITDVHITKDRDASKGVAAMFAHMANRRDGKPDLILNTGDAVMAVDGKTTGAKAAEQVALWKQAVKAAPAPIHSCLGNHDVWDGNEPTAEVPAEKKGFGLMTEVLGMPAPYYSFDKGGWHFVSLNSMCNWPKYATLSPEHFDWLKADLAKTKLPTVVLSHVPILSVTSQVYGDSCRKNNDNVVPGIWHHTDCWAISEVFRKNPHVKLCLSGHMHTCDRCEYRGVWYICGGAACGAWWNGSEYGFPPCYGAIDLFADGTFSYDFVDYGWAARKWNGKELKD encoded by the coding sequence ATGACTTCCCCTACCCGCCGCGACCTGTTCGGCGCGGCACTCGGCGCCGCCGCGCTGCCCGGGTTCGTTTCCACGGCGCGCGCCGCGGACCGCAAGCCGGTGCTGCGGGCCGCGCACATCACCGACGTCCACATCACGAAGGACCGCGACGCCAGTAAGGGTGTCGCCGCGATGTTCGCCCACATGGCGAACCGCCGGGACGGCAAGCCGGACCTGATCCTGAACACCGGCGACGCCGTGATGGCCGTCGACGGCAAGACGACCGGCGCGAAGGCCGCGGAGCAGGTCGCGCTCTGGAAGCAGGCCGTGAAGGCCGCCCCGGCGCCGATCCACTCCTGCCTCGGCAACCACGACGTTTGGGACGGCAACGAGCCGACCGCCGAGGTGCCCGCGGAGAAGAAGGGCTTCGGCCTGATGACCGAAGTGCTCGGCATGCCCGCCCCGTACTACAGCTTCGACAAGGGCGGGTGGCACTTCGTCTCGCTCAACAGCATGTGCAACTGGCCGAAGTATGCGACCCTCTCGCCCGAGCACTTCGACTGGCTCAAGGCCGACCTGGCCAAGACCAAGCTCCCCACCGTTGTGCTGAGTCACGTGCCGATCCTGAGCGTGACCTCGCAGGTGTACGGCGACAGCTGCCGCAAGAACAACGACAACGTCGTCCCGGGCATCTGGCACCACACGGACTGCTGGGCCATCAGCGAGGTGTTCCGCAAGAACCCGCACGTGAAACTGTGCCTGAGCGGGCACATGCACACGTGCGACCGGTGCGAGTACCGCGGGGTGTGGTACATCTGCGGCGGGGCCGCGTGCGGCGCGTGGTGGAACGGCAGCGAGTACGGGTTCCCGCCGTGCTACGGGGCCATCGACCTGTTCGCCGACGGCACGTTCAGCTACGACTTCGTCGATTACGGCTGGGCCGCCCGCAAGTGGAACGGCAAGGAACTGAAGGACTGA
- a CDS encoding RraA family protein → MSLPNRPIEWADRLAKLYTPVVADVLDKLGFRNQSMNPRVRPLWPEAKAAGFALTVQTVPAREQSPAQPYAGELAAADSLRRGDVLVVSESACSFWGELLSTAATYRGCRGVVLDGPTRDSLAIREMGFPVFHVGFHPADSLGRLDVTAHNVPISCADVLVYPGDLILADHDGVVVVPNGVAEEVLRLAEEKVSGENLVRKALAGGMTTAEAFKKYGIL, encoded by the coding sequence ATGTCACTTCCGAACCGCCCGATCGAGTGGGCCGACCGGCTCGCCAAGCTCTACACCCCTGTCGTTGCCGATGTGCTGGACAAGCTCGGGTTCCGCAACCAGAGCATGAACCCGCGGGTCCGCCCCCTTTGGCCCGAGGCGAAGGCCGCCGGGTTCGCGCTCACCGTCCAGACGGTCCCCGCACGCGAGCAATCGCCAGCACAACCGTATGCCGGTGAACTGGCGGCGGCCGATTCGCTCCGGAGGGGCGACGTGCTGGTGGTGTCGGAGTCGGCGTGTAGCTTCTGGGGCGAGCTGCTCTCGACCGCCGCGACGTACCGCGGGTGCCGCGGCGTCGTACTCGACGGCCCCACGCGCGACTCGCTCGCGATTCGGGAGATGGGGTTCCCCGTCTTTCATGTCGGGTTTCACCCTGCGGACAGTCTCGGGCGACTGGACGTGACCGCGCACAACGTTCCCATCTCGTGTGCGGACGTACTGGTGTACCCTGGCGACCTGATTCTCGCCGATCACGACGGTGTGGTCGTGGTGCCCAACGGGGTGGCGGAGGAGGTGCTGCGGCTCGCCGAGGAGAAGGTGAGCGGCGAGAACCTCGTTCGCAAGGCGCTCGCGGGCGGGATGACCACCGCCGAGGCGTTCAAAAAGTACGGCATCCTCTGA
- a CDS encoding DUF11 domain-containing protein: protein MSRWQHARSAAVGGAVVVVVWAVIALTAPAQHPQEPAKLTFGNLPPALPAETEHFTPLDVPTGEVEQAQLLQRVPGTPGQFPRPATNVQDPAYPVVTVRVRVPADALDGENIKYVLTVQNVSAADAHSVSLRNPLAPEAAEFVTAKPMPDDAKTDKQLIWNLGTLKAGKSQSVELTLRPKPGTKELKNLAYVRYEHGQAVTTKIGTPTVKVTKSAPKQAVRDEAYTVRILVQNQGKVPAEGVRIIENLTQSAEFEPITTGATRAPHNEGQQWRWDLGRMLPGERKVIEYRVTAREASEVFTLTNVTGSKLVADRPSEARTEVLVPGLEMKFTGPTGNEVVKPGESAKYEIVVRNTGTLPSTNIKVTGSIPVNCLPTSRTNGGTVYRDSVVWQIPRLEPKEAVSLRYAVKANTNGRWVLTARAADARGIRTSQELATTFEGTAALLWETLFPPQAVQVGKEGTFTVNVKNVGGEAARKVQLLIDIPDNVSVTGSTPKGRTDSNTIQFEAESIPGNGERTYTLTFKGTRPAEAWFKLRLTADCLGDRPMQTEKMVEIIGGAK, encoded by the coding sequence ATGAGCCGGTGGCAGCACGCGCGGTCGGCGGCGGTCGGCGGGGCGGTGGTGGTCGTGGTGTGGGCCGTGATCGCCCTGACCGCGCCGGCGCAACACCCTCAGGAACCGGCCAAACTCACGTTCGGCAACCTCCCACCCGCCCTACCGGCCGAAACCGAGCACTTCACGCCCCTGGACGTTCCGACGGGAGAAGTTGAGCAGGCTCAGCTCTTGCAGCGCGTGCCCGGCACTCCGGGCCAGTTCCCGCGGCCCGCGACCAACGTTCAAGACCCCGCGTACCCGGTCGTCACCGTCCGCGTGCGCGTCCCGGCCGACGCGCTCGACGGGGAGAACATCAAGTACGTCCTCACCGTGCAGAACGTCTCGGCGGCGGACGCCCACTCCGTGAGCCTCCGTAACCCGCTCGCGCCAGAAGCGGCCGAGTTCGTCACCGCGAAACCGATGCCCGACGACGCGAAAACCGACAAGCAACTGATTTGGAATCTCGGAACGCTCAAAGCCGGCAAGTCGCAGTCGGTCGAACTGACCTTGCGCCCCAAGCCGGGCACCAAGGAGCTGAAAAACCTCGCGTACGTGCGGTACGAGCACGGCCAAGCGGTAACGACCAAGATCGGCACCCCCACGGTCAAGGTCACGAAGTCCGCGCCGAAGCAGGCGGTGCGCGACGAAGCCTACACGGTGCGCATACTGGTGCAGAATCAGGGAAAAGTTCCCGCAGAAGGCGTGCGGATCATCGAGAACCTGACACAGTCCGCCGAGTTCGAACCGATCACGACGGGCGCAACTCGCGCACCACACAACGAAGGCCAGCAGTGGCGCTGGGACCTCGGGCGCATGCTCCCGGGCGAGCGGAAGGTGATTGAGTACCGAGTCACGGCGCGCGAGGCGTCCGAGGTGTTCACCCTGACCAACGTGACCGGGTCGAAGTTGGTCGCGGATCGCCCTTCGGAAGCCCGGACGGAAGTGCTCGTTCCCGGCCTCGAAATGAAATTCACCGGCCCGACCGGGAACGAGGTGGTCAAGCCCGGCGAGTCCGCCAAGTACGAAATCGTGGTGCGCAACACGGGAACGCTCCCCAGCACGAACATCAAGGTCACGGGGAGCATCCCGGTCAACTGTTTGCCCACCAGTCGGACCAACGGCGGCACCGTCTACCGGGACTCGGTGGTTTGGCAGATCCCGCGGCTGGAGCCCAAAGAGGCCGTGTCGCTGCGGTACGCGGTGAAAGCGAATACGAACGGGCGGTGGGTGCTCACGGCGCGGGCCGCGGACGCGCGCGGCATCCGCACATCGCAAGAGCTGGCGACCACGTTCGAAGGCACGGCGGCACTGCTGTGGGAAACACTGTTCCCGCCGCAGGCCGTTCAAGTCGGCAAAGAAGGCACATTCACGGTAAATGTGAAGAACGTCGGCGGCGAGGCCGCTCGCAAAGTGCAGCTACTGATTGATATCCCGGACAATGTGAGTGTAACGGGTTCCACACCGAAGGGGAGAACGGACAGCAACACCATCCAATTCGAGGCGGAATCGATCCCGGGTAACGGCGAGCGGACCTACACGCTCACGTTCAAAGGGACCAGGCCCGCCGAAGCGTGGTTCAAACTTCGGCTCACGGCGGACTGCCTCGGCGACCGCCCGATGCAGACCGAAAAGATGGTCGAGATCATCGGCGGCGCGAAATGA